The following are from one region of the Eubacterium sp. MSJ-33 genome:
- a CDS encoding FadR/GntR family transcriptional regulator — MEKQTTQEYEKAIAYIIDRIKEGSLQLGSKLPPERRIAEELGIGRNSIREAISILHGMGLIERVQGSGNYVSKHVGESIRQSLTVMLALGTITKEEIFEFRRVMEKAVCSNLIVKGLSYEYASILETKLEEMKLFDGKDLTDVDKEFHDTLIHATGNHLWAVLMEAVTDAYRDWINYVIELADEPVRAKLLQCHEDIYQNLVQKNEPAMLLAIDRHYDLIEQMV, encoded by the coding sequence ATGGAGAAACAGACAACACAGGAATATGAAAAAGCAATCGCCTATATCATAGACCGGATCAAGGAAGGTTCCCTGCAGCTAGGCAGCAAGCTTCCGCCGGAACGAAGGATTGCCGAGGAGCTTGGCATCGGCAGAAATTCCATCCGGGAAGCAATCAGTATCCTGCATGGCATGGGACTGATCGAACGGGTACAGGGTTCTGGCAATTATGTGTCAAAGCATGTGGGCGAGTCTATCCGCCAGTCGCTTACGGTGATGCTGGCACTCGGAACGATTACGAAAGAGGAAATATTTGAATTCCGGCGGGTGATGGAGAAGGCAGTCTGCTCGAATCTGATTGTGAAAGGACTATCCTATGAATATGCGTCAATCTTAGAGACAAAACTGGAAGAGATGAAATTGTTCGATGGCAAAGATCTGACCGATGTGGACAAGGAGTTTCATGACACCCTGATTCACGCAACAGGAAATCACCTGTGGGCAGTTTTGATGGAGGCGGTGACCGATGCATACCGGGATTGGATCAACTATGTAATCGAGCTTGCTGATGAACCGGTGCGGGCGAAACTACTGCAATGCCATGAAGACATTTACCAAAATCTCGTACAGAAAAATGAGCCTGCTATGCTTTTGGCAATTGACAGGCATTATGATTTGATAGAACAGATGGTTTAA
- a CDS encoding F0F1 ATP synthase subunit A, producing MEELNCETVFTIPIFGGIDVSESVVVTWIIMAVLVLVAIILTRNMKIDHISKRQAIAETIVTKLTGMVEDMIGPEGKAYVPYLTTVLLYIGVSNIIGLFGFKSPTKDLNVTIALAVMSIVLVEAAGIYHLGVKKWLHKFVEPIAIVTPINILEVFTRPLSLCMRLFGNVLGAFVIMELIKMVVPVVLPAVFSLYFDLFDGLLQAYVFVFLTSLYISEEIEQ from the coding sequence ATGGAAGAACTGAACTGTGAGACCGTCTTTACGATTCCAATCTTCGGTGGTATCGACGTATCGGAATCTGTGGTCGTAACATGGATTATCATGGCAGTGCTAGTTCTTGTGGCAATCATCCTGACAAGAAACATGAAGATTGATCACATCAGCAAACGTCAGGCAATCGCAGAGACGATTGTTACAAAGCTGACCGGTATGGTGGAGGATATGATCGGACCGGAAGGAAAAGCATATGTCCCATATCTGACAACCGTATTGCTGTATATCGGTGTATCAAACATTATTGGGTTGTTTGGATTCAAGTCCCCAACGAAAGATTTAAATGTCACGATCGCACTTGCGGTTATGAGCATCGTCTTAGTTGAGGCGGCAGGTATTTACCATCTGGGTGTGAAGAAGTGGCTGCATAAGTTCGTAGAACCGATTGCAATCGTTACTCCGATCAATATTTTAGAGGTATTTACACGTCCATTGTCACTGTGCATGCGACTTTTTGGTAACGTGCTTGGTGCATTTGTAATTATGGAACTGATCAAGATGGTTGTTCCGGTTGTTCTGCCGGCAGTCTTTTCTTTGTATTTTGATCTGTTTGATGGATTGTTGCAGGCATATGTATTTGTATTTTTGACATCACTGTATATCAGTGAAGAGATTGAACAATAA
- the atpE gene encoding ATP synthase F0 subunit C has product MGTIIAIGAGIAVLGALGAGIGIGIATGKAAEAIARQPEAEGKINKTLILGCALAEATAIYGFVIALMIIVMLK; this is encoded by the coding sequence ATGGGTACAATAATCGCAATTGGTGCAGGTATTGCAGTTTTAGGAGCGCTTGGCGCAGGTATTGGTATCGGTATTGCAACCGGTAAGGCAGCAGAGGCAATCGCAAGACAGCCGGAGGCAGAAGGTAAGATCAACAAGACATTGATTCTTGGTTGTGCACTTGCAGAGGCAACCGCTATTTACGGTTTCGTTATCGCACTTATGATCATAGTAATGTTGAAGTAA
- a CDS encoding ATP synthase F0 subunit B, protein MLRVDWNLLLTIINLLLLFVLMRIFLFKPVQKIIAARQAEADRQFKEADESKQAAEEARKQYEASLANAEEAKKQVLQEARQTADAEYKRIVSDAEKTAKQVKEDAITDAENQKAQILKKAEKDIADMVVDATVKIVGEKKGADVDNALYDKFLDKAGDET, encoded by the coding sequence ATGCTCCGAGTAGATTGGAATTTATTACTTACCATAATCAATCTGCTGCTTTTGTTCGTGTTGATGCGGATTTTCCTGTTTAAGCCGGTACAGAAGATTATTGCTGCGCGTCAGGCGGAAGCGGACAGACAGTTCAAGGAAGCGGACGAGAGCAAGCAGGCGGCAGAGGAAGCAAGAAAGCAGTATGAGGCGAGTCTTGCAAATGCGGAGGAAGCCAAGAAGCAGGTGCTTCAGGAGGCAAGACAGACCGCAGATGCAGAATATAAGCGGATTGTATCAGATGCTGAAAAGACCGCAAAGCAGGTAAAGGAAGATGCAATCACAGATGCAGAGAACCAGAAGGCACAGATACTTAAAAAAGCAGAAAAAGATATTGCCGATATGGTTGTCGATGCAACGGTCAAGATTGTTGGAGAGAAAAAAGGTGCAGACGTGGATAACGCGCTGTACGACAAATTTTTAGATAAAGCAGGTGATGAAACGTGA
- the atpA gene encoding F0F1 ATP synthase subunit alpha, translating to MIRAAKDYAADLKLVENAKSNLQSVKDILEAVPQIGVEFEDPTVSLEKKHLVIDRVFPKEIRNFLKVLCDNGDFGLLDEIEQAYMELTKTPEKVEAQAELTYVTPPTSEQMERIRLFLAKECNNPDIKIVGKEDASIKSGFIIRVGNKEYDWSEQGRIDQLQKHINQSLSGKKLATVSEESIISILRADIADFELAAKDKEIGVVNWVGDGIANVDGIDHAFYGEIVLFDCGVKGMVQDVRRDEIGVILFGRDTEIKEGSRVVRTGKMAGIPVGDAFLGRIVDALGAPIDGQGDIAQDGYRPIENPAPSIVDRKSVSVPMETGILSIDSMFPIGRGQRELIIGDRQTGKTSIAMDTILNQKGKDVVCVYVAIGQKASTIAKLVNTLKKNDALDYTIVVAATASDPAPLQYIAPYAGTALAEYFMYQGKDVLIVYDDLSKHAVAYRAISLLLERSPGREAYPGDVFYLHSRLLERSSRVTAEAGGGSITALPIIETQAGDVSAYIPTNVISITDGQIYLESELFFAGQRPAVNVGLSVSRVGGAAQTKAMKKAAGSIRIDLAQYREMEVFTQFSSDLDENTKKQLAHGRALMELLKQPLGRPFTMAEQVITLVAANAHVFSDLPVEKIKAFRLGLLDDFAKNHADIIGRLDSSKDLADDVKDAIIQAANEYKQRSLEDENGGN from the coding sequence GTGATTCGAGCAGCGAAGGACTATGCAGCGGATTTGAAGCTCGTTGAAAACGCGAAGTCAAATCTGCAGAGCGTAAAGGATATTTTAGAAGCAGTTCCACAGATCGGTGTGGAGTTTGAAGATCCAACCGTGTCGTTAGAGAAGAAGCATCTGGTGATTGACCGGGTATTCCCGAAGGAGATCCGGAACTTCTTAAAAGTGTTGTGTGACAATGGCGACTTCGGATTGTTAGATGAGATCGAGCAGGCATACATGGAGCTGACGAAGACACCGGAGAAGGTGGAAGCGCAGGCAGAGCTTACGTATGTGACACCGCCGACATCAGAGCAGATGGAACGGATTCGTTTGTTTCTTGCAAAGGAATGTAACAATCCGGACATCAAGATCGTTGGTAAGGAAGATGCATCCATCAAGAGTGGATTCATCATCCGTGTTGGAAACAAAGAGTACGACTGGAGCGAGCAGGGACGTATCGACCAGCTGCAGAAGCATATCAACCAGTCACTTTCCGGCAAGAAGCTTGCAACGGTCAGCGAGGAGAGCATCATTTCTATCCTGCGTGCCGATATCGCAGATTTCGAGCTGGCGGCAAAGGATAAGGAAATCGGTGTTGTAAACTGGGTTGGTGATGGTATCGCGAATGTCGATGGTATCGACCATGCATTTTATGGTGAGATCGTTCTCTTTGACTGTGGAGTCAAAGGCATGGTACAGGACGTAAGACGGGATGAAATCGGTGTTATCCTGTTTGGTCGTGATACGGAGATTAAGGAAGGCAGCCGTGTCGTTCGTACCGGTAAGATGGCTGGTATCCCGGTTGGAGATGCATTTCTTGGAAGAATCGTAGATGCACTTGGTGCTCCGATTGACGGACAGGGTGACATCGCACAGGATGGTTACCGCCCAATCGAGAACCCTGCACCAAGTATTGTAGACCGTAAATCCGTATCGGTTCCTATGGAGACCGGTATTCTGTCAATTGATTCGATGTTCCCGATCGGTCGTGGACAACGTGAGTTGATCATCGGTGACAGACAGACAGGTAAGACTTCAATCGCGATGGATACGATCTTAAACCAGAAGGGTAAGGATGTTGTCTGTGTCTATGTCGCAATCGGACAGAAGGCATCGACAATTGCGAAGTTAGTGAATACATTGAAGAAAAATGATGCGCTGGATTATACAATCGTTGTTGCAGCAACGGCATCCGATCCGGCACCGTTGCAGTATATCGCACCATATGCAGGTACAGCACTTGCAGAGTATTTTATGTATCAGGGCAAGGATGTTCTGATCGTCTATGATGATCTGTCCAAGCATGCGGTTGCCTACCGTGCAATCTCACTTTTGCTGGAGCGTTCACCGGGACGTGAGGCATATCCGGGTGATGTATTCTATCTGCACTCAAGATTGCTGGAGCGTTCTTCCCGTGTGACAGCCGAGGCTGGCGGCGGAAGTATTACCGCACTTCCAATCATTGAGACACAGGCAGGCGATGTGTCTGCATACATCCCGACAAATGTTATTTCTATCACAGATGGACAGATTTATCTGGAAAGCGAGTTGTTCTTTGCAGGTCAGCGCCCGGCCGTCAATGTCGGACTTTCCGTATCCCGTGTCGGTGGTGCGGCGCAGACAAAGGCGATGAAGAAAGCAGCCGGAAGTATCCGTATCGATCTGGCACAGTATCGTGAGATGGAAGTGTTCACACAGTTTTCTTCCGATCTGGACGAGAACACGAAGAAACAGCTGGCACATGGACGTGCACTGATGGAGCTTTTGAAGCAGCCACTTGGCCGTCCGTTTACGATGGCAGAGCAGGTTATCACATTGGTTGCTGCCAATGCACATGTATTCAGTGATCTTCCGGTTGAGAAGATTAAGGCATTCCGTCTTGGACTGCTGGATGATTTTGCAAAGAATCATGCAGATATTATCGGTCGTCTGGATTCTTCGAAGGATCTGGCAGACGATGTGAAGGATGCAATTATACAGGCAGCAAATGAATATAAGCAGAGGAGTCTGGAAGACGAAAACGGAGGGAATTAA
- the atpG gene encoding ATP synthase F1 subunit gamma, producing the protein MANAREISTRIKSIQDTMKITKAMYMMSSMKLRKARQKLESTEPYFYGLQEQIADILLHFPDMQHLFFDNRGKDLQETTKRRAFIVITGDKGMAGAYNHNVLKEAQKMVDEADSYRLFVVGELGRHFFSSQGYTLEEGFCYSANNPSIHRARMITERIVELYKAEEFDEVYVVYTKMVNSMKEEVEVQEILPLKTHEFIKKELLEDSQKGLGNSDREAAEQSDDWFLIYPSPKKVLEKLVYNYVTGFMYGVLVEGSASEENARMMAMQAATDNAQAMLHELSIEFNRVRQAAITQEITEVIGGAKALKKKKKKQAR; encoded by the coding sequence ATGGCGAATGCAAGAGAAATTTCCACACGTATCAAAAGTATCCAGGACACGATGAAGATCACGAAGGCAATGTATATGATGTCTTCCATGAAGCTTCGGAAAGCAAGACAGAAGCTGGAGAGTACAGAACCTTACTTCTATGGATTGCAGGAGCAGATTGCAGATATTCTGTTACATTTCCCGGACATGCAGCATCTGTTTTTTGATAACCGTGGCAAGGATCTGCAGGAGACAACCAAGCGACGGGCGTTTATCGTCATAACAGGCGACAAAGGCATGGCAGGTGCATACAACCACAATGTGTTAAAAGAGGCACAGAAGATGGTCGATGAGGCGGATTCCTACCGCTTGTTTGTAGTCGGTGAGCTGGGACGGCATTTCTTCTCTTCACAGGGATATACGCTCGAAGAGGGATTCTGCTATTCGGCGAACAACCCTTCTATCCATCGTGCACGTATGATTACAGAGCGCATCGTGGAGTTATATAAAGCGGAAGAATTTGACGAGGTATATGTTGTCTATACGAAGATGGTAAACAGCATGAAGGAAGAGGTTGAAGTGCAGGAGATCCTGCCACTCAAGACGCATGAGTTTATCAAGAAGGAATTGCTCGAAGATTCCCAGAAGGGATTAGGAAACAGTGACCGTGAGGCCGCGGAGCAATCCGATGACTGGTTTTTGATTTATCCATCTCCGAAGAAGGTTTTGGAGAAATTGGTGTATAACTATGTAACAGGTTTTATGTATGGTGTTCTTGTTGAGGGCTCGGCAAGTGAGGAAAATGCCAGAATGATGGCGATGCAGGCGGCAACGGACAATGCACAGGCAATGCTGCATGAACTTTCAATCGAGTTTAACCGTGTGCGCCAGGCAGCAATCACACAGGAAATCACCGAGGTGATCGGTGGAGCCAAGGCACTCAAGAAGAAAAAGAAGAAACAAGCGAGGTGA
- the atpD gene encoding F0F1 ATP synthase subunit beta encodes MMENKGKIVQVSGPVVDVEFADGNLPRIKDALYVMNNGKKCVMEVSQHIGDNVVRCIMLAASEGLCRDMEVTATGSGIQVPVGEQTLGRLFNVLGETLDGKESLENGEHWCIHREPPTFEDQSPVVEMLETGIKVIDLLAPYAKGGKIGLFGGAGVGKTVLIQELIHNIATESGGYSIFTGVGERSREGNDLWNEMKESGVLDKTALVFGQMNESPGARMRVAETGLTMAEYFRDVKKQDVLLFIDNIFRFVQAGSEVSALLGRMPSAVGYQPTLANDLGELQERIASTKDGSVTSVQAVYVPADDLTDPAPATTFSHLDATTVLSRKIVEQGIYPAVDPLESTSRILEADVVGEEHYRVAREVQETLQKYKELQDIIAILGMEELSDEDKQTVYRARKVQRFLSQPFHVAENFTNVKGVFVPVKETIRGFKAILDGEMDAYPEAAFFNVGTIEDVKKKAETL; translated from the coding sequence ATGATGGAAAATAAAGGTAAGATCGTACAGGTATCCGGACCGGTTGTCGATGTCGAGTTTGCAGACGGTAACCTTCCACGGATTAAGGATGCCCTGTATGTGATGAACAATGGAAAGAAATGCGTCATGGAAGTATCCCAGCATATCGGTGACAATGTTGTACGCTGTATTATGCTTGCTGCGAGCGAAGGCTTGTGCAGAGATATGGAAGTGACAGCAACCGGATCCGGTATTCAGGTTCCGGTCGGAGAGCAGACATTGGGACGACTGTTCAATGTACTTGGTGAGACATTGGATGGAAAGGAAAGTCTGGAGAATGGCGAGCACTGGTGTATCCACCGTGAGCCGCCAACATTCGAAGACCAGAGCCCGGTTGTTGAGATGCTGGAAACCGGTATCAAGGTTATTGATCTGCTTGCCCCATATGCAAAAGGTGGTAAGATCGGTCTGTTCGGTGGTGCCGGTGTTGGTAAGACCGTCCTGATTCAGGAGCTGATTCACAATATCGCAACGGAGAGTGGTGGTTATTCCATCTTCACCGGAGTTGGAGAGCGTTCCCGTGAAGGTAACGACCTGTGGAATGAGATGAAGGAATCAGGTGTTCTTGATAAGACAGCGCTGGTATTTGGGCAGATGAATGAGTCACCGGGTGCCCGTATGCGTGTGGCAGAGACAGGACTTACGATGGCGGAATATTTCCGTGATGTAAAGAAGCAGGATGTGTTGTTATTTATTGATAACATCTTCCGTTTTGTACAGGCAGGTTCTGAGGTGTCCGCATTGCTTGGACGTATGCCTTCTGCCGTTGGATACCAGCCAACTCTGGCAAATGATCTGGGTGAACTGCAGGAGCGTATCGCTTCCACAAAGGATGGTTCTGTAACATCGGTACAGGCAGTATACGTACCAGCCGATGACCTGACAGACCCGGCACCTGCTACAACATTCTCTCACTTGGATGCAACGACTGTATTGTCACGTAAGATCGTGGAGCAGGGTATCTATCCGGCTGTTGATCCATTGGAATCAACCTCCCGTATTCTGGAGGCAGATGTCGTTGGAGAAGAACATTACCGTGTCGCACGTGAGGTGCAGGAGACTTTACAGAAGTATAAGGAACTGCAGGATATCATAGCAATTCTTGGTATGGAGGAGCTTTCCGATGAGGATAAGCAGACTGTCTACCGTGCAAGAAAGGTACAGCGTTTCCTGTCACAGCCATTCCATGTAGCTGAGAACTTTACGAACGTCAAAGGTGTATTTGTACCGGTCAAGGAGACAATCCGTGGCTTCAAGGCAATCTTAGATGGTGAGATGGATGCGTATCCGGAGGCAGCCTTCTTCAATGTCGGTACGATTGAGGATGTAAAGAAGAAAGCAGAAACCCTGTAA
- the atpC gene encoding ATP synthase F1 subunit epsilon, whose translation MNTFSLKIIACDRVFYDGPCEILKFPGYDGQMAILAHHEKMTTNIEVGELHFRTPDGEEHVAICSDGLLKVKNNEVVVLVYSAEKPEEIDEFRAQAAKERAIEQMQQKQSIMEYHVSRASLARAMARLQGHDRYEVK comes from the coding sequence ATGAATACATTTTCACTCAAAATCATAGCCTGTGACCGGGTGTTTTATGATGGACCATGTGAGATATTGAAATTCCCCGGCTATGATGGACAGATGGCAATTCTGGCACATCACGAGAAGATGACGACGAATATTGAAGTCGGTGAGCTGCATTTTCGAACACCGGATGGAGAAGAACATGTGGCAATCTGTTCCGACGGACTTCTGAAGGTAAAGAATAACGAGGTTGTCGTACTTGTCTATTCGGCAGAAAAACCGGAGGAAATCGACGAGTTCCGTGCACAGGCTGCGAAGGAACGTGCCATCGAGCAGATGCAGCAGAAGCAGAGCATCATGGAGTATCATGTATCCCGTGCTTCGCTTGCGAGAGCAATGGCGAGACTGCAGGGACACGACCGGTATGAAGTGAAGTAA